One window of the Chelonoidis abingdonii isolate Lonesome George chromosome 3, CheloAbing_2.0, whole genome shotgun sequence genome contains the following:
- the LOC116824865 gene encoding single-minded homolog 2-like, whose translation MIIFCDHCSRPLRKMSHPRGRSGMEPSTSKPFRSTKGASKARRDQINAELQTLRSLLPISAQEKERLSYLHTMALVCLQIRGTQLFPPDSSECAPAMTPDLELLSSLPGFIIALSADGKLAYISENVAHLLGFSVVELLAHGDSIFNLLDGSAHEAVQEKLHLAQEQPGTEIVFVSEMRTSRSFRVRYGGNRAVAVRGRFLALDGMTSSSILTFLGFCTPIMQLSDYGDGISYDAPFQSQHTLDMKVTDVTESVIYHLGYRREELIGQSWYSLLHPTDVASAAAQHESLVCDTGRCNRHLVVRLLCKDLSWAWMQIIASKEYERGRQTITCTSFSLSEEEAQYLQGQNPWHRVISAAALSPRHHAREKEHKTLPRTLNPFPQESALPNQGIPNYSPCQLPNAQQEMLIASLQPSFTTCFPAPTVEAGLPSQETGCSVLPAGQRNLSCPFSVYKSPYRQPFSSPCALYSPEVPLSPGSSPSIDASPVPVRGQSPGMSPAVLQSPETERWAISVLAEQIHSLAESLSQYTKQVQLEPPNIPLCSERPIAASQLGSGQGWGNSGTVAFLAEPCLDEDIITSILSNLLENGGPTSPTTALGSSPTILSSDSDLQGGPPFRIPMSPTVTCPDQYFFLQPLTTSASFDSCAPVSLWDGDLKETLWCTAVE comes from the exons GTCAACAAAGGGTGCCTCTAAGGCTCGTCGGGATCAGATCAATGCTGAGCTACAGACCCTGCGCTCCCTGCTGCCCATCTCAGCACAGGAGAAGGAGCGACTCTCGTACCTCCACACCATGGCTTTGGTCTGTCTCCAAATCCGTGGGACACAGCTCTTTCCTCCAG ACTCATCTGAATGTGCTCCTGCCATGACGCCAGATCTGGAGCTGCTGTCCTCGTTGCCGGGGTTCATCATTGCTCTCTCTGCAGATGGCAAACTGGCCTACATCTCTGAGAACGTGGCCCATCTCCTGGGCTTCTCTGTG gtggagttgctagcccatGGAGACTCAATCTTCAACCTACTAGATGGTTCAGCACATGAGGCTGTGCAGGAGAAGCTCCACTTGGCTCAGGAGCAGCCAGGCACTG AAATTGTGTTTGTCAGTGAAATGCGCACATCCAGGTCCTTTCGAGTGAGATATGGAGGGAATCGGGCTGTGGCAGTGAGGGGCCGATTTCTTGCTCTGGATGGGATGACCTCCTCCTCCATCTTAACGTTCCTTGGCTTCTGCACTCCCATCATGCAATTGTCTGACTATGGGGATGGCATTTCTTATGATGCCCCATTCCAGAGCCAGCATACACTGGATATGAAGGTCACTGATGTCACAGAGAG TGTCATTTATCATCTTGGCTATCggagggaggagctgattggtcaGTCTTGGTACAGCCTCCTACACCCTACAGATGTTGCATCAGCAGCTGCCCAACATGAGAGCCTGG TGTGTGACACTGGGAGGTGCAATCGGCACTTAGTGGTTCGCCTGCTCTGCAAAGACCTGAGCTGGGCATGGATGCAAATCATAGCATCAAAGGAGTATGAGAGAGGAAGACAGACCATCACCTGCACCAGCTTTAGCCTCAG TGAGGAAGAAGCTCAGTATCTCCAGGGCCAGAATCCATGGCATAGAGTCATCTCTGCAGCTGCCCTGAGTCCAAGGCACCACGCCAGAGAAAAAGAGCACAAGACACTGCCAAGAACACTAAACCCCTTTCCACAGGAGTCAGCATTGCCTAACCAGGGGATACCCAACTATAGTCCCTGCCAGCTCCCTAATGCCCAGCAGGAGATGCTGATAGCTTCCCTACAACCTTCATTCACTACCTGCTTTCCTGCTCCCACTGTAGAAGCTGGGTTACCCTCCCAGGAGACTGGGTGCTCTGTCCTACCTGCTGGGCAGAGGAATCTATCCTGCCCCTTCAGTGTTTACAAGTCACCCTACAGacagcccttctccagtccttgtGCGCTCTATTCCCCAGAGGTTCCCCTTTCTCCTGGCAGCAGCCCTTCTATTGATGCTTCTCCAGTCCCTGTTCGAGGGCAGTCCCCAGGCATGTCCCCTGCAGTGTTGCAGTCTCCCGAGACAGAGAGATGGGCAATCAGTGTATTGGCTGAACAGATCCACTCCCTGGCTGAAAGCCTATCTCAGTACACAAAGCAAGTGCAACTAGAGCCTCCTAATATCCCACTGTGTTCTGAGCGACCTATTGCTGCCAGCCAGCTTGGgtcaggacagggctggggcaacTCAGGAACAGTGGCTTTCCTAGCAGAACCCTGTTTAGATGAAGATATCATTACCAGTATATTAAGCAATCTGCTGGAAAATGGGGGTCCAACCTCACCTACCACTGCATTGGGGTCATCACCCACTATTTTGTCTTCAGACTCTGACTTGCAGGGGGGCCCTCCATTCCGGATACCCATGTCTCCAACAGTCACCTGTCCAGATCAGTACTTCTTTCTACAGCCTTTGACTACCTCTGCATCATTTGACTCCTGTGCACCAGTGTCCCTATGGGATGGGGATCTCAAGGAGACTCTATGGTGCACTGCAGTAGAGTAA